The region TTCTTGTCGATGATATTACGTCGACAGCCGGAACGCTGTGTCAGGCTGCACGTTTATTAAAGGCGCATGGAGCCGGCGATATTTATGCGGCGGTGAGTCATGCTCTGCTGTCTGATTTGGGCATGGAGCGATTATCTAATTCGCCCATCAAAGAATTGATTACGACAGACAGTGTGCCACAGGAGAAAAGTAGAGAGTGTGACAGAGTGACAATTCTCTCTGTTGCCGAATTACTGGGAGAGGCCATTCTCAGAATTCATAACAACAAGTCAGTTTCATCATTATTCAGATTAGAAGATTAGGGAGAATAGAATGGTTGAGGATATTAAAATTGTTGCGAACCAGCGCTTAGGCAAGGGCAGCAGTGCCGCTCGGCGTAGCCGCAGAGCAGGAAAAGTGCCTGCAATTATGTATGGTACAACGGCACCGCTTCGTTTGGAGCTGGTCGAACATGATTTGGGAAAAGTGGTCAGCCATCATTCCAGTGAACACATCATGTTGAATATCGCCATTGAAAATATGGGCGACAAGAGAGTTTTGGTAAAAGAAATTCAGCGTCATCCGGTGACCGGTGCTATGTTGCATGTCGATTTACTTGAAGTGGAAGCGGGCAAACTCATCAAGCTCGAAGTATCCGTCGATGTAATCGGAACCCCGGTTGGTGTAACCATTGGTGGCGGGACGATGGAAGTGCTGCTGAACGAAGTGGAAGTGGAATGTATGCCTCGTTTTGCTATTGAAAGCGTGGCGCTGGATGTATCCGCTCTTGAGGTTGGAGAACACATCACGGCTGGTCAGCTGGATCTCAACCCAGAAAAATATCAATTGATTACTCCGGCTGATTTTAACATCGTCACCGTAGCCGCACCGACGGTCAAGGATGATGACGAAGAGGCAGAGACCGTATAATTTCTCTTTTGAGCAATAACACGCTGTGCGGAACACCTGAATGACTCAGCACAAGGTTGATTATTTACTGGTTGGCCTCGGAAATCCGGGCAGCAAATACTTTAAAACCCGCCATAACGCGGGTTTTATGGTTTTAGATGAGCTGGCGGCCAGGCAGTCACTTCGGTTTCGGCGGAAATGGTTCGGTCATGCCCGCTACAGCTTTTGGCTTTACAAGGGTAAAAGGATTTGTTTACTTAAGCCCTTTACGTACATGAATAGCAGTGGACAGGCTGTCGCGCCTCTGATGCGTGAGTTGTCTTTGGATGTCGATCACCTGATCGTCGTTGTCGATGATTTGTCGCTGCCCGTCGGTCAGCTCCGCCTGCGAAAGAAGGGTCGTGCCGGTGGGCATAATGGATTGAAATCCATCATTGCTGATGTTGGTTCAGAGGCGTTTATCCGCTTACGAATGGGCATCGGTGCGCCTCCGTCGGGATCGGACACCATTGATTACGTATTGGCCGCATTTGCGGAAGAAGAGCAGGGTCTGATTAAGCAGAGTATCGGCCGGGCGGTGGATGCTCTGGAGTATTTGATCGGCTCGGACATAGAAAAAACGATGAATCGATTTAATGGATAGAAAGAAGAGGAAAGACATTGAAAAAAGCGTATGAAGGAATGTTCATTCTGCCCAAATCATTGAATGATGATGCGGTGGAAGAAGTGCTGTTGCAGATCCGTAAAGAAATTGAACGACTGGATGGATCATTTGACAGCTGTGTGCGTCTGGGTAAAAAACAGTTTGCTCGTCCGATGGCGAAACAGGATTGCGGTTATTATGCGATTATCGGTTTCACCATGGAAGGCACCAGCCTGACGTCGCTGAAAGCCAAACTGAAATTGAACGACAACGTGTTCCGTACGCAAATTCTGGTTGCACCGATAGAAGCACCGGTAGTAACCGAAGTAGCCTGATCGCTGAACCAGGTTTTTGACGTATGCCTTCGCTCAACAGAGTTATCCTGATGGGTAATTTAACTCGGAATCCGGAGTTGCGCTACACGCCGTCCAACCTTGCTGTTGTCGAGTTGGGGCTGGCAGTCACGGAGCGGGTCAAAGATTCGACTACGAGTGAATGGAAAGAAAAGCCGGTTTACGTCGATGTCACCGTATGGGGACAACAGGCAGAACGTTGCGCAAAGGTGCTCACAAAAGGATCCCCCATTGTATTGGAAGGTCGGTTGACATTCGAGCAGTGGGAAACACGAAAAGGGGAGCCTCGCAGCAAGTTGAGTGTAATCGCTAGCCGGGTGCAGTTTCTGGGAGGCATGGGAGCCCATCCCGCCGGAACAGAGTACACGGGTGAGCAAACAAACGGCCCACAGTCTGAAGCTGATAAAAAGAAACTACCTTTTTAAAAAAAAGAACAAGAATAGGAATATATCATGAGATACGAAAATAATCGTGGAACCAGAACTCCGAGAGTATTGGGTGTCATTGGCGACATTAATTACAAAGATACTGAACTTTTGAAAAAATTCATGACGGAACAGGGAAAAATTTTGCCTGCACGTCTGACGGGTGCCAACGCCAAACAGCAGCGCGATATTAAGCGGGCTATACGCCGCGCCCGTGTTGTCGGCTTAGTGCGCTAGACGATTTTGATTTAAGAAAAACTATGTAAAAGCAGGGGTGTCATCATGGCCGTGGAAGTTATTTTATTGAAGGATGTCAAAGGACTCGGTTGCGAGGGACAGATTGTTCATGTAAATGAAGGGTATGCCCGTAACGCGCTGTTCCCTCAGAAAAAAGCAACACTGGTGACGCCGGCCGCGAAACGTGCTCTGGATAAGAAAAAAGCGGAACTGGAAGCACGGTTGCTGGCTGAAAAAGAAAACGCACGTCAGATGGCCAAGAAAATCGAGGCACTGAAATGTTCGTTTCCTGTGAAGGTGTCTGAAGATGGGAAAATGTACGGATCCATCTCGATACCTGACGTGGTCAGTTTTCTGCATCGCAGTGGATTTGAAATCGAAAAGACACAGCTTAATATGCCGGCTCACCTGAAAGAGCTGGGTACCTATGAAGTGTTTGTAAGCTTGGGAAAAAACATTACTGCGAGTCTCAGTGTTCATATCGTAGAGGAATGATATACATATGAGCAGACCCGGTGCATCAGAGATCAGGCGTGTTCCGCCCTACAGCGAGGAAGCTGAAAAAGGTGTGCTGGGATCGATTCTACTCGATTACGGTCGGGTTATTGACTTGTGTAATGAAAAGCCACTGACTGTAGAATCATTCTATAATTCGTCGCACCAGCTGATTTACGAGGCGGTTCTCAAGATGACTCGAGAGAACCGCCCGATTGATTTATTGACCCTCGGTAATACGCTCAAGGATGCGGATTTGCTGGATCAATGCGGCGGGCGAGCCTACCTGGAAGAACTGGTCGATTCGACGCCGACGGATTTACACGCCACCTACTACATCGATATTGTTCATCAGAAGTTCCTTCGTCGCTGCATCATTGATGTGGCGAAAGATTCTATTGAGGAATGTTATACCTCCGATGCAACGTCGCAGGAAGTCCTTAGTAATGTAGAACAGAATATTTTTGAAATATCGAACAAGCAGCGGGTTGGGCTTGTTCCCTGGCGTGAAATGATCACCAACTGTATGCAGGGCATCGACGAGATGCTGCAGCAGCAGAAAAATATCGTGGGTATCTCGTCGGGGTTTAGAGATATCGACCGGAAATTATTGGGATTGAAGGGCGGTGATATGATTGTGCTGGCGGCACGTCCTTCTATGGGAAAAACATCGCTGGCACTGAATATTGCGGAACGCATCGCCACGCCGTGGCTTACCGATGACGTGGGACGTCCTGTTGCTGTTTTCAGTTTGGAAATGCCCTACGACCAACTTGTAAAACGTATGTTGTGTTCGCGTGCCCGCGTACCCGCCGGAAAAATCATGGGCGGAAGCCATTTGAATAAGAATCTGCATCACCAACTGATTGGTGCGGCAGACGCCTTATCCAAAGCCCCGTTTTATTTGGATGATACGGCCGGACTGGATGTGGTGGAGCTGGTTTCGAGGGCGCGACGCATGAAACAGCGTTACCATATCGAAATCGTAGTGATTGATTATCTCCAGCTATTAAAATGCGATTCCAAAGCATCGCAGGGGCGCCAGCTCGAAGTGGCGGCTATTTCCGGGATGATTAAGGCCATGGCAAAAAATTTAAATGTGCCCGTGCTGGTGCTGAGTCAGTTGAGTCGTGCGTCGGAAAGCAGAGACCGCCACCAGAGACCGCAACTTTCAGACTTGCGTGATTCCGGTTCCATTGAACAGGATGCGGATGTTGTGCTCATGCTGCGGAGACCGTCGCGGATTCCTGGCGACGAACGCTCCGACGATCAGTCACTGGCGATTTTAGATATAGCAAAAAATAGAAACGGGCCGACCGGCGAACTGGAGTTGAATTTCTTAGGTGAATGTACTAGGTTTGATGATCGTACACAGCACGGGGTCGACCCGGGAGAAATGGTGGACGAGGACGACGAGGACGGAGGATTTGAATTGTGAAAAATATGAAAAAATTAATTGCGGGCATTGTTCTGTGTACAGCGGTTGTCTGTAGCAGTTTCGCGGATATCGTTAAAGATGTGTACGTGGAAAAAAGAGGCGGCGGAGCCCTGGATACACAGTCTGTGAAAGCGTTCCTGAGTTTACGGCCAGGGGATGTTCTCACGTTGCAGACCGTATCACAGGATTTAAAAACACTGCAGAAGTCCGGTCGTTTTTCCTATGTAGATGTGACGCGTGAGCCGACGGATGAGGGAACCGTCGTGACGTACATTGTCACGGAAAAGCCCCGTCTGCGTAAAATTATTATTATGGGGGCCGATTCTCTGGGCAACAAAAAGGCCAGAGACATGCTGGAAATCAATATCGGGGAGTATGTGGACGATGCCAAAATGGCCGTGAATTCACAGAAACT is a window of Spartobacteria bacterium DNA encoding:
- the rpsR gene encoding 30S ribosomal protein S18 — protein: MRYENNRGTRTPRVLGVIGDINYKDTELLKKFMTEQGKILPARLTGANAKQQRDIKRAIRRARVVGLVR
- a CDS encoding aminoacyl-tRNA hydrolase codes for the protein MTQHKVDYLLVGLGNPGSKYFKTRHNAGFMVLDELAARQSLRFRRKWFGHARYSFWLYKGKRICLLKPFTYMNSSGQAVAPLMRELSLDVDHLIVVVDDLSLPVGQLRLRKKGRAGGHNGLKSIIADVGSEAFIRLRMGIGAPPSGSDTIDYVLAAFAEEEQGLIKQSIGRAVDALEYLIGSDIEKTMNRFNG
- the rplI gene encoding 50S ribosomal protein L9, which translates into the protein MAVEVILLKDVKGLGCEGQIVHVNEGYARNALFPQKKATLVTPAAKRALDKKKAELEARLLAEKENARQMAKKIEALKCSFPVKVSEDGKMYGSISIPDVVSFLHRSGFEIEKTQLNMPAHLKELGTYEVFVSLGKNITASLSVHIVEE
- the rpsF gene encoding 30S ribosomal protein S6, giving the protein MKKAYEGMFILPKSLNDDAVEEVLLQIRKEIERLDGSFDSCVRLGKKQFARPMAKQDCGYYAIIGFTMEGTSLTSLKAKLKLNDNVFRTQILVAPIEAPVVTEVA
- the dnaB gene encoding replicative DNA helicase, with translation MSRPGASEIRRVPPYSEEAEKGVLGSILLDYGRVIDLCNEKPLTVESFYNSSHQLIYEAVLKMTRENRPIDLLTLGNTLKDADLLDQCGGRAYLEELVDSTPTDLHATYYIDIVHQKFLRRCIIDVAKDSIEECYTSDATSQEVLSNVEQNIFEISNKQRVGLVPWREMITNCMQGIDEMLQQQKNIVGISSGFRDIDRKLLGLKGGDMIVLAARPSMGKTSLALNIAERIATPWLTDDVGRPVAVFSLEMPYDQLVKRMLCSRARVPAGKIMGGSHLNKNLHHQLIGAADALSKAPFYLDDTAGLDVVELVSRARRMKQRYHIEIVVIDYLQLLKCDSKASQGRQLEVAAISGMIKAMAKNLNVPVLVLSQLSRASESRDRHQRPQLSDLRDSGSIEQDADVVLMLRRPSRIPGDERSDDQSLAILDIAKNRNGPTGELELNFLGECTRFDDRTQHGVDPGEMVDEDDEDGGFEL
- a CDS encoding 50S ribosomal protein L25 — translated: MVEDIKIVANQRLGKGSSAARRSRRAGKVPAIMYGTTAPLRLELVEHDLGKVVSHHSSEHIMLNIAIENMGDKRVLVKEIQRHPVTGAMLHVDLLEVEAGKLIKLEVSVDVIGTPVGVTIGGGTMEVLLNEVEVECMPRFAIESVALDVSALEVGEHITAGQLDLNPEKYQLITPADFNIVTVAAPTVKDDDEEAETV
- the ssb gene encoding single-stranded DNA-binding protein: MPSLNRVILMGNLTRNPELRYTPSNLAVVELGLAVTERVKDSTTSEWKEKPVYVDVTVWGQQAERCAKVLTKGSPIVLEGRLTFEQWETRKGEPRSKLSVIASRVQFLGGMGAHPAGTEYTGEQTNGPQSEADKKKLPF